One segment of Montipora foliosa isolate CH-2021 unplaced genomic scaffold, ASM3666993v2 scaffold_485, whole genome shotgun sequence DNA contains the following:
- the LOC137990019 gene encoding uncharacterized protein translates to MKRKNSNQTSTSTFDVHGVRGRFRAPERDAVTLTESVICWSPRKKVQSPPPHIKYPPQLVKLDAKKKKISVGNKNDSYVGAKSEIAATTAPRLISTGATVGDMQSLVLAAEGMVVFPNGLDVHSKNIYLFLEYILIPELRRSNHSLPISVEPVVCKLNRMT, encoded by the exons ATGAAGAggaagaattccaatcaaacatcgacttcg ACCTTTGACGTGCATGGTGTTCGCGGCCGGTTTCGAGCCCCGGAAAGAGATGCAGTGACACTAACAGAATCTGTGATATGTTGGAGCCCACGGAAAAAGGTGCAAAGTCCACCCCCACACATCAAATACCCTCCCCAGCTCGTCAAAttggatgcaaaaaaaaaaaaaatctctgttGGCAACAAG AATGATTCATATGTGGGTGCAAAAAGTGAGATAGCTGCAACAACAGCACCCCGTCTCATTTCAACGGGGGCAACAGTTGGTGATATGCAGTCACTGGTGTTGGCAGCTGAAGGAATGGTAGTCTTCCCAAACGGCCTGGATGTTCATagcaaaaatatttatttatttcttgagTACATTTTAATACCAGAGTTGAGAAGGAGCAATCATTCATTGCCAATAAGTGTTGAACCTGTGGTATGCAAATTGAACAGAATGACATAG